A window of Candidatus Jettenia caeni contains these coding sequences:
- a CDS encoding lipopolysaccharide biosynthesis protein, with translation MVEQQYQQQQAEDEINLLEYWYVIWKHKILLGIIFLTSVAGALIFCLLSSKIYQSTASILTPAETSDDLMSNLGGAANLAQAAGISIPSLTQNRDIYLSILKSRTMKDYIITQFKLKEYYDKLYIEDVLECLDDVTNISETEEEGAISITVEDKNPQMAADIANTYVDYLDRLVAQFGTGAASRQRHFIAEQLLKTESNLQAAEEALKQFKEKHRTIALEEQAKGAIEAGATLKGEIMAAEVQLQVMQDFAKANHPEVIKLKRRIEELKHQLAKSQYSSGLDLPSSTNNPNHYQKEIYLPVANVPQVTLELVRLMRNVKIEETLYTFLKQELEEAKIAEVKDTPSVQILDRAVPAEKKSKPKTKIFIAVAGFMSLILGIFGIFSKEYIEKQRLRIAESAEISRRKSTTNV, from the coding sequence ATGGTAGAGCAACAATACCAGCAACAACAAGCTGAAGATGAAATTAACCTGCTTGAATACTGGTATGTAATTTGGAAACATAAAATATTACTGGGAATCATCTTCTTAACTTCAGTTGCAGGCGCATTGATATTTTGTTTACTCTCTTCAAAGATCTATCAATCTACTGCATCAATCCTTACTCCGGCTGAAACATCGGATGATCTTATGAGCAATCTTGGAGGCGCGGCTAACCTTGCTCAAGCCGCTGGAATTTCAATACCTTCTTTAACGCAAAACCGGGATATCTATTTAAGTATTTTGAAAAGCCGGACCATGAAAGATTATATTATCACTCAGTTTAAACTCAAGGAATATTACGATAAATTATATATTGAAGACGTGCTCGAATGTTTGGATGATGTTACCAACATTTCCGAAACAGAAGAAGAAGGCGCAATCTCCATTACTGTAGAAGATAAGAACCCTCAAATGGCAGCGGATATTGCTAATACATACGTAGATTATCTGGATCGTCTTGTAGCACAGTTTGGAACCGGCGCCGCGAGCCGGCAACGCCATTTTATTGCAGAGCAATTATTAAAAACAGAAAGTAATCTGCAGGCGGCGGAAGAAGCTTTAAAACAATTCAAGGAAAAACATCGTACCATCGCCCTTGAAGAACAGGCAAAGGGAGCTATCGAGGCAGGAGCTACTCTCAAGGGAGAAATAATGGCTGCTGAAGTGCAATTACAAGTAATGCAGGATTTTGCTAAAGCAAACCATCCGGAGGTCATTAAACTGAAGCGCAGAATTGAAGAATTAAAACACCAACTTGCCAAATCGCAATACAGTAGTGGCTTAGACCTGCCTTCAAGCACGAACAATCCTAACCATTACCAAAAAGAAATTTATCTTCCGGTAGCCAATGTCCCTCAGGTAACCTTAGAGCTTGTCAGATTAATGCGTAATGTAAAGATAGAGGAAACGCTCTATACCTTTCTGAAACAGGAATTAGAGGAAGCCAAGATCGCTGAGGTAAAAGATACGCCATCAGTCCAAATCTTAGACCGAGCTGTTCCTGCAGAAAAAAAATCGAAACCCAAGACGAAGATTTTTATCGCTGTTGCAGGATTCATGAGCCTCATATTGGGTATCTTTGGTATCTTCTCAAAAGAATATATTGAAAAGCAGAGGTTAAGGATAGCTGAATCTGCAGAAATTAGTCGAAGAAAATCCACGACCAATGTTTAA